From the genome of Cytophagales bacterium WSM2-2:
AGAAGCGGGCTTGGGTGGCCTGCGTGAGTTCACTGAGAAATTTGTTGATACTATGCAACTCAACAACATGATCATCATGGGCAATTCATTAGGTGGTCATGTCGGCATTCTTTATACATTAAACAACCCGGAAAAAGTAGCCAAACTCGTGCTTACGGGCAGTTCGGGATTATTTGAAAATACGATGGGCGGCTCATACCCGCGCAGAGGCAGCTATGATTACATCCGCGAACGCGTGGCGTATACTTTTTATGACCCGAATGTCGCTTCAAAGGAATTGGTGGATGAAGTTTTTGAAACGACCAAGAGTATTCCCAAGTGTATGCGTATTGTCGCAATTGCGAAATCGGCACAGCGTAACAATCTGGCGTTAGAATTACCGAGTATAAAGGTTCCCACATTGCTGATTTGGGGATTAAACGATACAATTACTCCACCAATGGTCGGTCACGAATTCAATCGTTTGATTCCCAACTCGGAACTGAAATTTATTGATAAGTGCTGTCATGCTCCAATGATGGAGCATCCGGAGAAATTCAATCAACTGGTCGGAGATTTTTTGGTCCAGAAAAAATGATATGATCGCAGAAGAACTCATCAATCACATGATTCCGCCTCTGAAGGTGACGGACGATGCCCACAAGGCCATCGTATGGATGGAAGAGTTCCGTTGTAATTATTTGCCTGTGGTTGACAAGGGCGAACTCTGTGGATTTATCTCTGAAGAAATCATTCTTGAATCAAACGACATCGAAAAAGATTTGTCTGGTTTTGAGCTCATTGGGAAAGATTGTACGGTAACGCTTGACTCACATTTTTATGACATTTTGAAAACGGCAGCTCACCACAAACTGCAAATGGTGGCTGTGCTTGACGACACAAAAAAATATGCAGGAGTAATTACGGTGCAAGATATCATGACCTCGTTTGCACAGACAGCAGCGGTTCAAATGCCCGGAGGAATTCTTGTGTTGTCAATGGATTTGATTGATTACTCACTGGCAGAAATATCGAGGTACGTGGAGGAGAACAACGCCAAAGTCATCAGCAGCATTATGTTCGAAGACCCTTTGGACAAAGGCAAAGTAAAAATTACGCTAAAAATAAATCAGCTTGACCTGTCACGCATAGTGGCTACACTCGAACGTTTTGGCTATCGTGTTATTGGCCGTTACCAGGAGACGATTACGTCTTCCAGTGGCGAGCAGGAACGCCTGGACATGCTTTTGAAATACCTGGATATCTAAAATCAACTGCATGCGTATCGGCATACACGGTAAAGATTTCCAGAATAAATCGCCCCGGTTTATTTTAAAAATCCTGAGCGCTCTTCAGGAACACAAAATTGAGACATGGGTATCGGACAAGTTTTTGCGACAGGTCAAAACACCTCATGTCAACGATTTTAAACTCAAGATTTTTGATCACAACGTAAGCTTACGCAACCTTGATTTCTTCCTCTCCATCGGAGGTGATGGGACTATGCTTGAATCGGTGACCTACGTAGGCAAAGCCGAAGTACCAATCCTTGGCATTAATACTGGACGACTTGGATTTCTGGCCATAAACAATCGCGAAGATTCAGAAGCGGCTATAGAGGCTTTGGTGAAAGGAAATTATACGATCGATACGCGAGCAACACTCAAGCTTATTTCTTCGCCTTCACTTTTTGGTAAGCTGAATTTCGCTTTGAATGATTTTACGATCATCAAAAAAGACACTTCCGCTATGATCACGGTCCATGTATTCGTTGATGGACAGTTGCTCAACTCCTACTGGTCAGATGGAATCATTGTTTCAACACCTACGGGTTCAACCGGTTACTCACTTAGCTGTGGAGGTCCATTGGTATATCCCGAATCGGAAACGTTTATAATAACACCGGTTAGCCCGCATAACCTGGGCACAAGACCGATAATAATCTCTGATAAATCAGAAATTACGTTCCAGATCGAAGGCAGGAGTAAAAAATATTTGGTTTCAATGGATTCTCGTTTTGAAACCATTGACGAATCGGTGAAGCTGAAGATCAAAAAGGAGCGGTTTCATGTAAAACTGATTCAACTTCACGGCCAACATTACTTTAATACCCTTCGGCAAAAGCTTAATTGGGGTCTAGACATCAGAAACTAGCTCTCTCACAGCATTTTGTCTCAAAAAGAGACTGCTCTTAGATCAAAAGGCTCAGAAACGATAGAAAAACGATATCGCATAAATTTTGTAGCTTTGCCTGTTGGCATAATTCAGATTTTGATATGAGAAAGCTATTTCTAGCCTTTTTTGCGGTTCTGTTGATGTTGGGAACTTCCCTTGAGTCATGGGGTCAGTTCAACCGGAGAACGATTAAAAGAAATAACAAAAGGATCGCATCTTTTACCGGCAAGAAGCATTTTGGTAAGGAGCACGTTTATTCAGGTGTTGGCTTCTCTCTAAATGCCATGAATTATTATGGCGATCTAGCTCCGCTTCCTAACAGGTTCAGCACCGACATATCTTTCACTAAACCAGGTTTTGGCATTTCATTTTTCCATCGATTTGGCCCACGATACACTTTGGTCGGTCAGTTTATGTACGGTACCCTCAAGGGTTCAGATGCAGAATCGGCAAAGGCCGGAGACTTAGGAAATGGAATTTTTCGATCAGCACGAAACTTGTCGTTTCGCAATCGTATCAAAGAACTTTCACTGGTAGCTGTATTTGATCTTTTTGAAAATGAAGGTACATACATAAGCAGGGTGAAATGGACTCCATATGTCTTTATTGGTATTGCTGTATTTATGCACAATCCACAAGCACTGGCCCCTGACAAATTTCTGGACGGCACCCCTAATCCCAAAGCAGGGCAATGGGTTGATTTGCAACCGCTTGGAACAGAAGGCCAATACGCAACCCTACAGTCCAGTGATGTCAATTATGGAATTAAACCTTATAGTTTAACTCAAATGGCTATACCATTTGGTGGCGGAGCACGTTTTAGAATCAATGAGGTTTTTGATCTTTGGGCAGATGTGAGTTTCCGATACACCTTCACTGACTATCTTGACGATGTTAGTAGAAACTATGTTGACCTCGGTGTATTTAAAGATCCATTGGCGCAGGCCATGTCCTATAGATCAAATGAACTCCCGCCAAACACCTACTTAGGCACCTCTAGCTACACAGGACGAGATGGAAAAACATACACCACGATTAACGGATTCGGCAGTGAATTCAGAGACAACAATAGGGGTAATAAAAAAAGCCTTGATGTCTACATGGTCACGTCCGTTAAGCTCACCTATATTCTCGGAGCAACTTTCCACCGGGCCAAATTCAGATAATCAGATATGCTCCGGAGTCTGCTAATCTTCCTGCTGACCGGAGCGTTTTGCCTGGGCTCTTCTAAATCAAGTGCCCAGCTTGCCCAGAAGTCCGAAATTGGCTTCGGAGCAGGCGTCTTCAATTACACAGGCGACTTGGTCCGTACCTACGATATCACGACTAGCCGGCCCGCTGCCACGGTGTTCTATCGAAGTAATATCAGTCATGTAATAAGTTTTCGTACCGCGCTCACGCTCGGTCAACTTGCAGGAAGCGATAAACACAATCCTCTTGACTCATTTTCAATCAAGCGAAATGCTTCGTTTGACATCTTTCTGATGGAGCTTTCGGGAACCTTTGAATACCATTTCCTGGATTGGCGAAATGATGCAAGAAGGCTTCGCTTCACTCCTTATCTATTTGCGGGCGCGGCACTTTTCGGAATTTCCGGTAATGCAAAGAAGCCAGTTCAATACAGCAACGTTCAATTGGCAATTCCGCTGGGAGTAGGTGTAAAATATGTTCTGAATCCGAAATATTATCTGGGCCTGGAAATCGGGATGCGAAAAACCTTTTTTGATTATCTCGACAATGTATCTGGCGGAAATACCTCCAACAAAAATTATCAGTATGGCAACCCCAACGATTACGATAATTATTTTTTTACCGGGATAAGTCTAACCTACACATTTTACGATATTCCCTGTCCCACCAACCCTTACAGGAAACTTTTTTAGCTCTTAAAACATCCTACTTGCGTGAGAGGGACGCCCGTCAAATTGAAGTAAAATTTGGCTACTTTTGCACCCCTGTGTCTAGTTTAAAGCAAAATATTGACCTCAGCAATTTGCCCCAGCATATAGCCGTTATCATGGACGGTAATGGAAGGTGGGCAAAAAAGAAAGGTGCTGCCCGAATTTTCGGGCACAGAAACGCTGTCCAGTCAGTTAATGACGTGACGGAAGGGTGTGGCGAACTGGGGGTTAAATACCTTACGCTTTATGCTTTTAGTACTGAAAATTGGGGCAGGCCAAAAGAGGAAGTTGATGGGTTAATGGAGCTGCTAGTGAATACGCTGCAAAAGGAAATTAAGACCCTTTTGGAAAACCAGGTGAAGCTGAAAATTATCGGGGACTTAAGCAGCCTACCAAAGGTTTGTCAAATGAATTTGTTTGAAGCGATTGAGTCAACGAAGAACAATACAGGTCTAACACTGCAGTTGGCCTTAAGCTACAGTGGAAGGTCTGAGATAGCAAAAGCGACAAAAAAAATTGCAGAGCAAGTAAAACTAGGTATGCTGCAACCTGAGGAAATAAACGAGCAAGTGGTGGAAAAATATCTCGAGACCAATGGCATCCCTGACCCTGAACTTCTCATTCGCACGAGTGGGGAAATGAGGGTTAGTAATTTTTTGCTTTGGCAAATAGCCTACACCGAGTTATACATCACCCCTAAGCTCTGGCCTGATTTCAGAAAAGAAGATCTCTATGAAGCCATCTGTGCTTACCAAAAGAGAGAACGAAGATTTGGAAAAGTGTTGACCCCAATTGCCTGACATTTCATGAAGCGGATTTTACTGACTGTATTTTGTGCATTGCTTTTTTTCGAAACGCAGGCACAGTTTCGAAAAAGAAATACGAATCAACCTAATCAACCTGCACAGCAGCCATCAACGCTCGACTACGCAAAGCCCAACGAATACACGATAGCCGGCATTGAAGTTGTCGGACTAAATGTTCTTGACAAGAATGCCATGATCTCCCTGACGGGTCTGAAAATTGGCGATAAAATAAAAATACCAAGCACTACCACATCTAATGCCGTACGTAAGCTGTGGAAACACGGATTGGTTGGTGATGTGACGATATCGGCAGATCGTATTGAAGGTTCCAATGTATACCTCACTATTCGTCTTACAGAACGACCCCGTCTTACCGATTTTTATTTTCGTGGAATTTCTCAAAGCAAAGAATCATCTCTGAAAGAAGACATGCGATTGATTCGGGGAAAAATCGTAACTGAATCCATGATCCGGAATGCCGAGAGTTCAGTAAAAAAACATTTCGTTAAAAAGGGATTCCTGAACACTCAGGTCAAGATCGTCCGGGAAAGAGACACACTCAACCGCGGTGGTGTGCGTCTGAGAATTGATGTAGACGTCCAGTCGAAAGTCAAGATTAATAAAATCACTTTTGAGGGTAACGAAAAGAACTCTTCGACACTGCTTAAGAAAAAATTCAAGAAGACTCATGAGCGGGCTCGTGTAACATTGC
Proteins encoded in this window:
- the pcbD gene encoding alpha/beta hydrolase, translating into MALRVREKEGFKYVDEGEGSVLMLLHGLFGALSNWEDVVNHYSKHFRVVIPMLPIYEMPIKEAGLGGLREFTEKFVDTMQLNNMIIMGNSLGGHVGILYTLNNPEKVAKLVLTGSSGLFENTMGGSYPRRGSYDYIRERVAYTFYDPNVASKELVDEVFETTKSIPKCMRIVAIAKSAQRNNLALELPSIKVPTLLIWGLNDTITPPMVGHEFNRLIPNSELKFIDKCCHAPMMEHPEKFNQLVGDFLVQKK
- the nadK gene encoding NAD kinase, with the translated sequence MRIGIHGKDFQNKSPRFILKILSALQEHKIETWVSDKFLRQVKTPHVNDFKLKIFDHNVSLRNLDFFLSIGGDGTMLESVTYVGKAEVPILGINTGRLGFLAINNREDSEAAIEALVKGNYTIDTRATLKLISSPSLFGKLNFALNDFTIIKKDTSAMITVHVFVDGQLLNSYWSDGIIVSTPTGSTGYSLSCGGPLVYPESETFIITPVSPHNLGTRPIIISDKSEITFQIEGRSKKYLVSMDSRFETIDESVKLKIKKERFHVKLIQLHGQHYFNTLRQKLNWGLDIRN
- the uppS gene encoding isoprenyl transferase; translation: MRERDARQIEVKFGYFCTPVSSLKQNIDLSNLPQHIAVIMDGNGRWAKKKGAARIFGHRNAVQSVNDVTEGCGELGVKYLTLYAFSTENWGRPKEEVDGLMELLVNTLQKEIKTLLENQVKLKIIGDLSSLPKVCQMNLFEAIESTKNNTGLTLQLALSYSGRSEIAKATKKIAEQVKLGMLQPEEINEQVVEKYLETNGIPDPELLIRTSGEMRVSNFLLWQIAYTELYITPKLWPDFRKEDLYEAICAYQKRERRFGKVLTPIA